Genomic segment of Desulfurispira natronophila:
TTCACTAATCAGCCCAGCAGGCATGCGGGTTGATGTTGGAAAATTGGCGATTTTGAGGGTGTTTTTGGGGGGCTGTTGTCAAATGTGGGTTAGCAGGCTGCTGAAAAACCTCCATTTGCGGCGTTGCTCGCTGTCGCTCGTCACTGCAGCGTACTCCATGTACGCCTCACTCCGCGCTCTGCGCGCGCCTTGCACCTGGGGGGGGGTTCATTTGCCTGCCGATTGAGAGTATTTCAGCAAGTTGTTAGGGTGCTACCGGTTTCTCGGCGTTTCACTGCGGACGGTAGTCTGAAGTGAGCTATGGTTGCCACAGTTTTGGCACTGACCGCCACAACTCCCGGTTGCACCTGTTGTCTTCTCGCGCCTGCGCTTTTGCCAACGACGAATCAACGCATAGGTACCCAGCGCTGCGGCTATTATCGCTATTACTGTCATCTCCATAACTTTACTCCTCCTTCTTATTGCGCGCTGTTTTTGTCACCCGCAGTCGCCAGCAAGCTGACCTGGGGGAGGTAACTTTTTAGCACCTGATAACCCAGGTACAGAGCACTGCAGCCAAACGAAAGCCAGAAGGTTGCCAAGCGCAGCAACAGCGCAAAAGCCAGGGCTTGCGCCAGGGGAACCCCCAGGGGCAGCAGCAGAAAAACAGCAGTTCCTTCAAAGGTACCTACGCCCCCAGGGGTCAGGGGAATCATGGCGACCATGTAGGCCAGGAAGGTAACAACCGTCAGGTCCACCAGACTCGCCTCAATTCCAAGAGCTCCCGCAATCAGAGCAGCCTTTACAGGGAAGAGCAGCCAGATGGCGAGTCCCAGCAGCAGGTGGGTCGGCAGTTTATCTTTACCGGTGCGCGCTTGCAGGGTCAGGACCAGGTTATTCATATGGGGCAGGATTCGGCGGCTCCAGGACCATCGCGACATCAGTGGACCAATCACTGCCTGGGTCTTGCCGGGAAAAATAAAGAAGGCGGGAATCACCAGGAACAGTGGCAGCAGGATCAGCGTATTGCTCGCTACTACCATGGCTTGTGGCGTAGAAAGTCCGTATTGCCACAGATATGCAACGGCGCAGGCAGTGACAACCGCTATCATGGTAGTGAGGCTTACGGCCTTTTGCAGACCTATAAGGGCCACGGACTGTGCAGTGGACCACTGGTAGCGCTGCTTGAGAAGGTAAGCTTTGACCACCTCTCCTCCGCTTTTCATGGCGGGAGTTACACTTTCAAAAAAAGTACCGGCCATATTCATGTGAATCATCTGGCTAAAGGTGCAGCTGGAACGAAGCTCCTTTCCCAGCCGCTGCCACTGCCAGGCGATGCCGCCTATGGAGAGGATGTGGATAGCGGCTGCCAGCCCCAGGAGCCCTGGGTGAGCCTCATGAAAGGCACACAAAAGTTGCTGGACATCAGCCTGCCAAATGAGCAGCCCGGTGAGGGTGACGCCCAGGCAGAGCAGCAATACTTTTTTCACGCTCGGTCTCCTTGAGTTTCTTGACAAACAGCAGTGCTCCAGCGAGCTCGCCGCACGGCACCATGTGGCACTTTTGCCGGCATGACAAAGTGCTGTAGCATGTTTTCAGACACGGGGCTGGCTGGCGCACCAGTATGCGGGCGCCAGGCCTGGCACCCCTCCAGACATTTTCAAAAATAGTGCTCTGGGGCTCCGCCTGTCGTGCTATGTGCACCACACTGTAGGTGCCAACGTGGAAGTGACAGCCGTTGCCATACTCGATATGCACACGACTGGCCATGCCCAGGTTGCGCACTACGTCGCGGGCTGTCTGCACTGCCTGGGGGTCACAGTCAATGGCCGTTACCAAAGCTCCGGTGGTGCGGGCGATCTCCATGGCGGTGCAGGGCAGGGGGCCACCGCCAATACAAAGTACCCGATCGCGGGAAGTGACTCTGGCGCGCTCCACTTCCCCATGAACCTGACGACGATAGTAGCACTGCTGCAGGCGCACAAGGCCTGGCACCATAGCTACTATGCGTTCGACAACCTTGGTGGCCCTTACCATTGCTTTCACCGGAATCTCCTGTTTAGGAAAATGAGTTTGATGTAAATGTATGCAGGAACACGAAACATAACTTCGAAAGGCAGTATTGATGCACTTCTACTTATTGCCCCCCGTGAGTCAGCAGGAACACAGGGGGAATGCCTCCCGTTACTGGGAAAAAAGGCGTATCAGAAATTGTCCGACGTAGTTGAGCGCACCGCCAAAGGCAAATGCAAAAACCATGGTGCCGACAAAAACCAGTGCGGCGAACTTTAGCCGAAACTCCTTGATGATGACGAAGAAGACCGCGATACAGGGCAGGTAGAAAAGGGCGACAATAGAACCCACCATCAGCTGCAGCAGCGTCAGGTCCATGGTCAGTAAAGGCAAAACTGCCAGCTCACGACGAATAATACCCAGTAAAAGAGCCAGGCTTGCCTCAGGTGGAAGTCCCAACAGACCTTCTACCAGGGGCTGTAGGGCAGCGGAAATGTGTACCAGGGCTCCGGTCTCCGCCACCAGTGCTGCGGCACCTATCCCCAATACCATGGGAATCTCCGCCTCCATGAAAAACTGCTTGATGCGCAGCCAGATTTTTTTCAATAAGGACTTGCCGTCAGGCATAAGCAAATTAGGGATTTCCATCAGCATTGGTTCGACTTTTCCTGGCAGTACCCGGCTCATCAGAGCGCCAGCAACCACCATAGCGCTGAAAGAAATCGCGTAGACACCAACCAGGGCTAACATAGAGTGATCCCCCAGTAACACGATAAAGGCTCCGGTTTGAGCGGTACAGGGAATGGCCAATGCAACCAGCCCAGTTACCATCAGGCGCTCTTTTTGGCTGGTAGCGGCTTTGGTGCCGAGAATAGCGGGTATGGCACACCCGTAACCCATAAACATGGGTACGACGCTGCTACCCTGAATTCCCATGGCACGCATTACATTGTCCAGCAGTACGCCCAAACGGGGCAGGTAACCGCTGTCCTCCAGAAATGACATGACCACATAGAAAAATGCCACATAGGGCAGAATCAGGGCAATAGGCCACTCAATGCCCTTGATAAGCATACCGTATTCCCCCACCAGCACATTGCGCAGAATGCCCTCTGAAACGATGCTGGAGACCGCAGCCGTTATAGCCGGAGCAACATAGTTGTCAAATACCGGCAGCAGTACCAGCGCCCGCAGGGCCTTGCCGCCGCCAACCACCAGTCCCATGGCAATAATCAGCACGACTATAGCAATGGGGATGCCAGGCAGGGGACAGATGGTCATTTCCTCGAAGCGATCCCAAAAAGTCGGGGGGCGCTCAGCTCTTGTCTCTACCTTTTCTGCGATCTCCCGGGAGCGGTCCCAAAAGTCTTCCATATCTTGGGGAATCGTCACAGGATGCAGGTCATGGGAGGAAGCACACTGCAAAATTTGCTCGCGCAAATCCTTCAGCCCATCTCCCCGCACGGCCGATGTGGGAACCACAGGTGCCCCCAGCAACTTTTCCAGCGTTGCCACGTCAATTTCAATGCCTTTGCGCCGGGCCACATCCACCATGTTGAGGGCATAGACAACAGGTATGCCAAGGCTTGCTACCTGCAGCGCCAGAGGCAGGTTGCGCTCCAGGTTAGTGGCATCCAGCACGCAGAGCACCGTGTGAGCCCCCTGGCCCAGCAGTTGCGTAGCCACCTCCTCTGCAGGAGAAGTAGCTTGCAGCGAGTAGGTTCCTGGAACATCAGTGGCCAGGGTCCGTAATTCGCCGCCGGCAATTTCCCCCGTTGTGTAGGTGATGGTGGTGCCGGCGTAATTGGCCGATTCTACCTTCATCCCGGTGAGCTTGGCGAATATGACACTCTTGCCCACGTTGGGATTGCCCATGAACAGAACTTGCTGCACCTTTTCCCCGGGGGAGATCTTTATGGAGCGCGGACCGGTGTGGCAATTCACCGGGCAGTCTCCTGGATTTGTATTTGCTCCGCAATGTCGCGGGCAATGGCCAGGCAGCGCTGTCCAAGTCGAATAACAATGGGGCCGCCCAAGGGCTGGCGCGATACAATAGAGACCTGTGAGCCTTGGCGCAGTCCCAATGAGCTGAGCAGAGGGTGGGTAGGAATGGCCGTTAAAGTGTAAGAGCTAAGTCCATTGGCACTATAGAGCGAGCTAGTGATCATGATATGCCTCCATGGGTTTCTTGCCTCGTATGTTGTTTGGCACGAAAAACATCGCACACGAAAGATTTGTCGTCAAGAGTTATGTAAGGCTAATGTTGGTAAGCTTTCCCAATAAGCCTGTAAGCCTTGCCGACTCTGTCGAGTAAAAATTAGGTGTCATGGCTCTCGTCCTCCAGAGAGTAGTGAGCTCCCTTAATCCTGGCATCAAGGCGGATAAGATGAGATGGCTATGAGCTTTGCCACAGTTTATCGGCCCCTTGGGTGCTGGTAATATTGATTAGCGGCACAGGCACTCAAGAAATCCACAGTAAAACTTGACAAGTACGAAAAATTTATTTAGTTATGCCTAACTATTTTCCGGGAGGTAATTGTGCTATGAGCTATCCAGTGAAAACATGCGGGAACGGTTGTCCCGATTGCCAGTGTCAGAAAAACAAGAGAAAAGCAGGGAGGCCCCAGCAATCATCTGGTGGATCAGTCAAGACATGAAGGTTTTGAGTCACCATATTTACGAATATCGCAAAGGGTTGAGAAATCTGATCCTGCATACCATGAAGGCTTCGCAGCGCCATGAGGCGCAAATGCGGCTCCAGCGGCATGGCATCAGCTATCTTGTTTATGAGCTGGCTCCCGACAAGATTAACATCTTTTTTGGTGCTCCTGAGTGTATAGAGGTTTTAAGACGCATTGGCAAAAATAGCCTTACCGATTTTACCAGCGAAGAGGACTTTATCCTTGGTACAATGCTTGGGTACGATCGTCTGCAGCAATGTCAGCGTTTTCTGCAGCGGAAGCGCTCTGATATGGCCATTGCTGATACAGCGAATAGCCCCTGCCGTCGTTGGGCATGAAATCATTTGCCAGAGTTGCTATAAGCAATTAGCATCGCCTATAAAGGAAGTGGTCATATGGGTCGAGTAAACAGTATCAGCCGAAAATCCCTTCTCTGTGAGAGAAAGCAAGCCAATTGCTCTGATTGTATTCACAGGGCATGTCACTCCGAGGGTAACCTGAATCAATCGTTTCAACTGCTGCAAGCCCTGTCGGAATCCAATTGCTGTGGTGCGCTGCAGGGTTTGGCTCGCAGCTATCAGCAGGACATGCTTCTTCCAGCTGAAGGGGCCCGGACGTCGTAAACTGGGTGTAGGGATTTACGCCACGCTTAGCGTTGCTCTTGCCCATCTCGCAGAGAGTTCTGCTTTCAGAGACAGTTCAGCTGCAGAAACATCACCCATCACTTTCCCACAGGAGCAATGAATGATCCCTCGCAAGTATGAATTCTTTCTCTTCACCTTTTTTATGGCGCTTTTTATGTCTATTTTCATGTCCGGGGTCATTAGCCTGATCAATGTTGGCTGGGTCGATAATTTTGGCAGAATTTGGGCAGAAGCATTTATCAAGGCCTTCATCGTAGCGTATCCTACTATTATGGTCGTTGTCCCACAGGTGCGGCGTATAGTAAAATTCTTGATTCGGGATTAACCATCCAGGCAAAACTACTGAGTGCAAGCAAGCAGCAAGGAGCAGAACGAACATGGCGATCATTTCCCCCGAACAGATACAGGCCGCTATCGATTTTCACGGCCATCATTGCCCCGGGCTCACCATCGGCATCCGGGCCGCTGAGCTGTGCCTTAAGCACGTGGGGCACAACCGCCAGGTAGCCGTCACTGCCGTTGTAGAGACGGATATGTGTGGCGTCGACGCCATCCAGTTTCTTACCGGCTGCACCTTTGGCAAGGGCAACCTTATCCATTTGGACCACGGCAAGATGGCATTTCGCTTCTACTGCACCGACACGAACCAGGCTTTGCGAGCATTTTATGACCCACCGGCTGAGTTGACAGCCAATAAAAATCCAGATTCCAATGATTTGCTGAAGCGCGAAGCCCTCTGTCGTGCCATCATGGAAGCCCCGCTGGATATCCTCTTCCGTGTTGAGGAAATCTCCGTTCCATCGCCACGCTCTGCTGTCATTCTGGAGAGCTTAGCCTGTGAAGCCTGCACAGAGAAAACCATGGAGTCACGCACACGCCGCTTTGGCGGGCGTACTCTCTGCATTCCCTGTTTCAACCAGGTGGAGCAGAAGGTGCTGGAGTAAGCTCTTTGCGTTGGAAGCAGCTTCTGCTGTCACGGTAACAAAATTATTTTCCGGTGGCATAATGTGCTTGAATATGGGCGAAAAAGGAACTAGCATTACAGAGTAGTTTCAGACTGTAATTTCGGGACCCTGTCGCTTTTGCTGAGTAAAGTTCCCAGGGCTACTGGAAGCTGTTGCCATGCTCCTCTTTGCTGGATGTGACGCCTATGAAAAAAGCAATGTTGCGATACTTTATGGACTCTCCTTTCCCGACGGCCATCAGGTTGCCGGCAGTGTTGATTTTGGCAATACTCTGTATACTTCACCCTGGGCAGGTCTTCTCTGCCATCACTCTAACCTCCGAAGAGCAGCGCTATCTTGAAAGCCTGGAAAAGATAGTTTTTGTAAGCCAGACGGACTACCCCCCATTTGAGTTCGTTGACGTAGATGAAAGCAGCAACGGAATGATGGTGGAGCTGGCTCAGTGGCTCAGTACAGTAGTTGGTGTTGAGGCAGTTTTTGTCGATGCCAATTTTTTGGAGGCTCAGAAAGCCGTTCAGGACGGAACCGCAGATGTCATCACCAGTTTTTTTTACAGCCCATCCCGCGACCAGACCTTCGACTTTACCCAGACTATATTTGAGGTGCCTGCCTCGATCTTTGTAAGGCCCGATCGTTTAGACATTGTCAGGGCTCAGGATCTGGCAGGAAAACGCGTGGCTATGCAGCGTGGCGATTTTGCCGGGGATTTTTTGAGCGATTTAGGAATAGCTTTCGAGAAGATACCCACAGGCAGTTTTTCTGAAGCAGCCCAGGCGGTTATCTCTGGCGTTGCTGATGCGGTGATCGGGGATGAGCAGATTTTGATGTACTACCTGCACAGGTACCACCTTACCGACCAATTAAAAATCTCCGGCGAGCCTCTGTATGTAGGTCAAAATGCTATGGCGGTAAAGGCTGGTAATGTTCACCTGCAATCCATATTGGATCAAGGTATCAGTTACGCCCGGCAAAGTGGGAAGCTGCAAGAAATTGAAGATAAATGGCTGGGGAAAACTCTGGAGCCCCGACCCTTCGAGTGGAAGGCTCTCTGGCCCTACGCCTTTGTTATGTTGGTGATTGTCAGTACCGTGCTTTTTTGGAATCTCCACTTGCGCCGTGTCTTGCAGCGCAAGAGCGAAGAATTGCGCAAAAATGAGCAGCGGTTGGAGTATGTTATCGAGGGGGCCCACGCGGGAACCTGGGAGTGGAATATTCACACTGGGGTGGTGAGTTGCAACGAGCGCTGGGCCGAGATTATCGGCAGTACCGTTGATGAGCTTGCACCCATGACTATGGATGTCTGGCGAGGGCTCATTCATCCTGACGATCTGGCAGCATCAGAGGCAAGTTTGAGACGGCATCTCAGCGGGAAAGGTCAGCACTTCCAGAGCGAAGTTCGACTGCGTCATCGTAACGGTGGCTGGGTTTGGGTCTTCAGTCGTGGCAAGGTCCACGACTGGTTTGACGATGGGACTCCGCGTCTTATGGCTGGTACCAGTCAAGATGTCACTGAACGTGTGGAGGCGCAGCAGGTGGCCCAGGAGTCACTGTCGCGTTTACAAAAACTTACCGAAAATGTTCCCGGACTGGTCTGCCAGTTTGTCCGCTATCCCAATGGCCGTTACGCTTTTCCCTATGCCAGCAAGGAGATGTTCTCCTTATACGGGACCTATCCCGAGGAAGTAAGGCACAGTGCTGACAAAGTACTTGCTGCGGTACACCCATGTGATTATGAGCGCGTTGTAGCCTCTATCGAGTCATCGGCAGCAGATCTTACTCTTTGGAAACAGGTGTTTCGCGTAAACCACCCCGCGGGGCACCAGTTATGGATTGAGGGAATTGCTTCACCAGAACAGTGCCCGGACGGTGCGGTTATGTGGTACGGCTATACCCAGGACATTACCGCTCGGGTGCAGCAGGACCTGGCTCTCAAGGAGAGCGAGGAGCGGTATCGTTTAACCATGAACGCGGCCTCCACCGGAATATGGGACTGGGATATTACCAATGACAACATTGCCTGGGATGATCAGTGCTACCGCATGCTTGGGTATGAGCCAAACCAGTTTCAGTTGAATTTAGCCACCTGGAAAGCCCTTCTGCACCCAGATGATCGCCGGCAGGCGGATCAGATGATACAGGACCTCCTGGAAGGCGAAAATACCCTCGCTATAGAATTTCGATACCGCTTGGCCAGTGGTGACTGGCTGTGGGTTCAAGGGCGGGGAAAGGTGGTCGCCTGGACGGATGACGGCCAGCCAGACCGTGTGCTGGGTACCCACGCTGATATTCATGAGCGCAAACAGGCTGAGTTGGCTTTGGCAACCAGCGAGCAGCGTTTTCGTCAGTTCGCAGAAAATACCGATACGGTTTTCTGGGTACGAACCCGGGAGCAGTTTCTCTACATCAGTCCTGCCTATGAGCAGCTGTGGGGGTGCAGTTGCCAAAGCCTTTATACTGACCCTGACTCCTTTTTTGATATGATTCACCCTGATGACCAGCAGCGGATACGCAGCTCTTTTCTAGGCAGTTTGCACAATAACCAAACCTTTGATGAGCAGTGTCGCCTGGCCGCGCCCGATGACGAAGGTGAGCGCTGGGTACAGGTTCGCTCTTTCCTCATACACAGTGACGATGTTTCCAGCGAAAGCTGGGCTGGGGTGGCTATAGATATCACTTTGCAAAAGCGGTATGCCAATACCTTGGAGGTGTTCAACTCCCGGCTTATGCAGCAAGTGGAAGATGAGGTAAGTCGGCGCATGTTGAGTGAGCAGAACTACCGCATCCTGGTGGAGAAATCTCCCGAAGGAGTGTCAATAGTCGATTTCTCCGGGCGTTTTGTCAGCTGTAATCCAGCAGCAGAAAAGATCCTGGGGATGCCCGAGAAGTACATTGTTGGCAAAACCATCCATGAATTCTCTCCTCCTTATCAGCCCGATGGGCGCAGCAGTGAAAAACTTGCCCAGGAGATTATTCAGCAGGCCTTGAATGGTCAGCGAACTCCATTTGAGTGGGTTCACCTCAATGCCCATGGGGAAGAAGTGGTCATTGAAGTGTTGTTACCTCCCCTGGATGATCTGAAATCAGAACAATTTTTAGCACTGTCCCGTGATATCACCAGTGTCAAGAAGCTGCAGAAGGAGCGCCGCCTGCAGGAAATGGCTATGGTGCAGCAATCGAAAATGGCCGAGATCGGCACTATGATGGGTGCCATTGTCCACCAGTGGAAACAACCCCTGAACAATATTTCCCTGCAGGTTACTTCTCTTATGGCAGATCACGAGGACGGGCTTTTGGAAAAAGGAGATCTGCAAAAGTTTGAGCAGGATATTTACGCCTTGGTTACCTTTATGAGTCGCACTATTGATGATTTTCGCAACTTCTTTATACCGGCGGCCAAAGAAACGGTCTTTTGTGCCCCCAAAAGCGTGCGAACGGTCCTCAGTATTATTAAGGGGCAATTTGTGCGTGATATGGTGCAGGTGACCGTAGGGGAGTGTGATGACCTCTATGTCAGGGGCAGGGAGGGTGAATTTCAGCAGGTGATTCTGAATATTCTCAACAATGCCCGGGAAGCCTTGCTGGAGGCTCGCAAGAAGGATCGTTGGATTAGTGTAGAGTTTGAAGCGACCAACGGAGATATATGCATTTGTATCACCGATAATGGAACCGGCATCCCTGAGCATTTGTTACCTAATGCCGTTTTTGAACTTTTCACTTCCACTAAAGGCGATTGCGGCACCGGTATCGGCATGTCGCTGACTCGCCAGATTATTACAAAGATGAACGGAACTATTACGGCTGCGAATACCGGATCCGGGGCAAAGTTCACTATATGCTTACCGCTGGTCGACCCTGAGTAGAGTCATGAACGTCTTAGCGACTTGATGGTAAGGGAATAGGCGCATAGGAGCTGAAACTGCTGTGTTCTTGCCAAGGCGACTCCCCCATGCGAGTGTAGCGTCAACACAGAAAAGTTGCATGACCTTCTGTTTGCTTCCCCCTCCTCCATTTCTCTTGCATTGGAGCGGTCGCGCGAGGCGACGGGGTGGTTATAGAGCGATATGGATGTCTCAGGTACTTTCCTGTCGCAGACAAAGGGAAAAAATAACTACACTTGAGTAGTGACACGACACTGGTGTAAGTTACGAGATATTGAATAGAGTTTTCGGTTTCTGTCTGAGTTCAGACAGATGAAAAGGGAAGAGGGGTGCAACTCCCCCGCGGACCCGCCACTGTAAGCGACGACGAAAGATCAATTGCCACTGGTGCCACCACCGGGAAGGCGATCTGGAGAGAGACTCGCAAGCCAGGAGACCTGCCGAAAGCACGACTTTATCCTTCCCGGGTATGGAAGGTAGGTACACAGGTTTGCTCCGGCACCAGGCCTTTTGCCTCCTGCGTCCTCCCCACATCCGGGATACAAAGCAGGAGGTTTTCATGTTCCATTATCCCCTTTTGTATCCCACTCGTTTTGTGTTTACAGCGCACCCTA
This window contains:
- a CDS encoding FeoB-associated Cys-rich membrane protein, translating into MEMTVIAIIAAALGTYALIRRWQKRRREKTTGATGSCGGQCQNCGNHSSLQTTVRSETPRNR
- a CDS encoding DUF2023 family protein, with amino-acid sequence MKVLSHHIYEYRKGLRNLILHTMKASQRHEAQMRLQRHGISYLVYELAPDKINIFFGAPECIEVLRRIGKNSLTDFTSEEDFILGTMLGYDRLQQCQRFLQRKRSDMAIADTANSPCRRWA
- a CDS encoding FeoA family protein, producing MITSSLYSANGLSSYTLTAIPTHPLLSSLGLRQGSQVSIVSRQPLGGPIVIRLGQRCLAIARDIAEQIQIQETAR
- a CDS encoding FmdE family protein; translated protein: MAIISPEQIQAAIDFHGHHCPGLTIGIRAAELCLKHVGHNRQVAVTAVVETDMCGVDAIQFLTGCTFGKGNLIHLDHGKMAFRFYCTDTNQALRAFYDPPAELTANKNPDSNDLLKREALCRAIMEAPLDILFRVEEISVPSPRSAVILESLACEACTEKTMESRTRRFGGRTLCIPCFNQVEQKVLE
- a CDS encoding SAM-dependent methyltransferase; its protein translation is MKAMVRATKVVERIVAMVPGLVRLQQCYYRRQVHGEVERARVTSRDRVLCIGGGPLPCTAMEIARTTGALVTAIDCDPQAVQTARDVVRNLGMASRVHIEYGNGCHFHVGTYSVVHIARQAEPQSTIFENVWRGARPGARILVRQPAPCLKTCYSTLSCRQKCHMVPCGELAGALLFVKKLKETEREKSIAALPGRHPHRAAHLAG
- a CDS encoding flippase-like domain-containing protein; the encoded protein is MKKVLLLCLGVTLTGLLIWQADVQQLLCAFHEAHPGLLGLAAAIHILSIGGIAWQWQRLGKELRSSCTFSQMIHMNMAGTFFESVTPAMKSGGEVVKAYLLKQRYQWSTAQSVALIGLQKAVSLTTMIAVVTACAVAYLWQYGLSTPQAMVVASNTLILLPLFLVIPAFFIFPGKTQAVIGPLMSRWSWSRRILPHMNNLVLTLQARTGKDKLPTHLLLGLAIWLLFPVKAALIAGALGIEASLVDLTVVTFLAYMVAMIPLTPGGVGTFEGTAVFLLLPLGVPLAQALAFALLLRLATFWLSFGCSALYLGYQVLKSYLPQVSLLATAGDKNSAQ
- a CDS encoding PAS domain-containing protein, with the translated sequence MKKAMLRYFMDSPFPTAIRLPAVLILAILCILHPGQVFSAITLTSEEQRYLESLEKIVFVSQTDYPPFEFVDVDESSNGMMVELAQWLSTVVGVEAVFVDANFLEAQKAVQDGTADVITSFFYSPSRDQTFDFTQTIFEVPASIFVRPDRLDIVRAQDLAGKRVAMQRGDFAGDFLSDLGIAFEKIPTGSFSEAAQAVISGVADAVIGDEQILMYYLHRYHLTDQLKISGEPLYVGQNAMAVKAGNVHLQSILDQGISYARQSGKLQEIEDKWLGKTLEPRPFEWKALWPYAFVMLVIVSTVLFWNLHLRRVLQRKSEELRKNEQRLEYVIEGAHAGTWEWNIHTGVVSCNERWAEIIGSTVDELAPMTMDVWRGLIHPDDLAASEASLRRHLSGKGQHFQSEVRLRHRNGGWVWVFSRGKVHDWFDDGTPRLMAGTSQDVTERVEAQQVAQESLSRLQKLTENVPGLVCQFVRYPNGRYAFPYASKEMFSLYGTYPEEVRHSADKVLAAVHPCDYERVVASIESSAADLTLWKQVFRVNHPAGHQLWIEGIASPEQCPDGAVMWYGYTQDITARVQQDLALKESEERYRLTMNAASTGIWDWDITNDNIAWDDQCYRMLGYEPNQFQLNLATWKALLHPDDRRQADQMIQDLLEGENTLAIEFRYRLASGDWLWVQGRGKVVAWTDDGQPDRVLGTHADIHERKQAELALATSEQRFRQFAENTDTVFWVRTREQFLYISPAYEQLWGCSCQSLYTDPDSFFDMIHPDDQQRIRSSFLGSLHNNQTFDEQCRLAAPDDEGERWVQVRSFLIHSDDVSSESWAGVAIDITLQKRYANTLEVFNSRLMQQVEDEVSRRMLSEQNYRILVEKSPEGVSIVDFSGRFVSCNPAAEKILGMPEKYIVGKTIHEFSPPYQPDGRSSEKLAQEIIQQALNGQRTPFEWVHLNAHGEEVVIEVLLPPLDDLKSEQFLALSRDITSVKKLQKERRLQEMAMVQQSKMAEIGTMMGAIVHQWKQPLNNISLQVTSLMADHEDGLLEKGDLQKFEQDIYALVTFMSRTIDDFRNFFIPAAKETVFCAPKSVRTVLSIIKGQFVRDMVQVTVGECDDLYVRGREGEFQQVILNILNNAREALLEARKKDRWISVEFEATNGDICICITDNGTGIPEHLLPNAVFELFTSTKGDCGTGIGMSLTRQIITKMNGTITAANTGSGAKFTICLPLVDPE
- a CDS encoding DUF2798 domain-containing protein, giving the protein MIPRKYEFFLFTFFMALFMSIFMSGVISLINVGWVDNFGRIWAEAFIKAFIVAYPTIMVVVPQVRRIVKFLIRD
- a CDS encoding ferrous iron transporter B; this translates as MNCHTGPRSIKISPGEKVQQVLFMGNPNVGKSVIFAKLTGMKVESANYAGTTITYTTGEIAGGELRTLATDVPGTYSLQATSPAEEVATQLLGQGAHTVLCVLDATNLERNLPLALQVASLGIPVVYALNMVDVARRKGIEIDVATLEKLLGAPVVPTSAVRGDGLKDLREQILQCASSHDLHPVTIPQDMEDFWDRSREIAEKVETRAERPPTFWDRFEEMTICPLPGIPIAIVVLIIAMGLVVGGGKALRALVLLPVFDNYVAPAITAAVSSIVSEGILRNVLVGEYGMLIKGIEWPIALILPYVAFFYVVMSFLEDSGYLPRLGVLLDNVMRAMGIQGSSVVPMFMGYGCAIPAILGTKAATSQKERLMVTGLVALAIPCTAQTGAFIVLLGDHSMLALVGVYAISFSAMVVAGALMSRVLPGKVEPMLMEIPNLLMPDGKSLLKKIWLRIKQFFMEAEIPMVLGIGAAALVAETGALVHISAALQPLVEGLLGLPPEASLALLLGIIRRELAVLPLLTMDLTLLQLMVGSIVALFYLPCIAVFFVIIKEFRLKFAALVFVGTMVFAFAFGGALNYVGQFLIRLFSQ